Proteins found in one Bacillus subtilis subsp. subtilis str. 168 genomic segment:
- the yqhL gene encoding putative sulfur transferase (Evidence 3: Putative function from multiple computational evidences; PubMedId: 11092948; Product type e: enzyme): protein MSNMIVLIIFAAFIIYMIASYVYQQRIMKTLTEEEFRAGYRKAQLIDVREPNEFEGGHILGARNIPLSQLKQRKNEIRTDKPVYLYCQNSVRSGRAAQTLRKNGCTEIYNLKGGFKKWGGKIKAKK, encoded by the coding sequence TTGTCTAATATGATCGTTTTGATTATTTTTGCTGCATTTATCATCTATATGATTGCTTCATATGTCTATCAGCAGCGAATTATGAAAACACTTACCGAAGAAGAATTCCGCGCGGGTTACCGCAAAGCGCAGCTTATTGATGTTCGTGAGCCAAATGAGTTTGAGGGCGGACATATTTTAGGCGCCCGCAACATCCCGCTTTCCCAGCTGAAACAGAGAAAAAATGAGATCCGTACGGACAAGCCTGTTTACCTGTACTGCCAAAACAGTGTCCGCAGCGGACGCGCGGCACAAACCCTGCGCAAAAACGGCTGCACTGAGATTTACAACCTAAAAGGCGGCTTTAAAAAATGGGGCGGAAAGATTAAAGCGAAGAAATAA
- the yqhP gene encoding hypothetical protein (Evidence 4: Unknown function but conserved in other organisms), which translates to MNHRVQPIIAVLIALGAFGFLYVLVTNPGEMAKMAVTVIVAGIIIYFIVKYVMNRNAGSEGAAFKKAAKQSRRRMKEQKAKHRAGHKGRVSHLRSVPSASKPKPMILKKKSQTQLTVIEGKKNKKKNRALF; encoded by the coding sequence ATGAATCATCGTGTACAACCTATTATTGCTGTATTAATTGCGCTGGGAGCGTTCGGTTTCCTCTATGTGCTGGTAACCAATCCCGGAGAAATGGCAAAAATGGCGGTAACCGTCATCGTGGCAGGTATCATTATTTATTTTATTGTGAAATATGTAATGAATCGAAATGCGGGCAGCGAAGGAGCAGCCTTCAAAAAAGCGGCGAAACAATCACGGCGCCGGATGAAAGAACAAAAAGCAAAACACCGCGCCGGACATAAGGGACGTGTCAGCCACCTGCGAAGCGTTCCGAGCGCCAGCAAGCCTAAGCCGATGATTCTCAAGAAAAAAAGCCAGACTCAGCTGACTGTTATAGAAGGGAAAAAAAATAAAAAGAAAAACAGAGCGCTTTTTTAA
- the yqhO gene encoding putative lipase / acyl esterase (Evidence 3: Putative function from multiple computational evidences; Product type e: enzyme), whose amino-acid sequence MYIDGVFSGGGVKGIALAGAYEVLEEKGFRFKRVAGTSAGAIIAAFIASGYTSKEIHALIEEVDGEKLLDQRYSFLPLKMLQWVSIYWRLGLYKGDTIEKWIADLLRAKGIRVFGDLQKGSLRLIASDLTNGTMIVLPDDLARYGLNPDMFPVARAVRMSCSIPYFFEPIKLKTDTGTATVVDGGVLSNFPIWLFSKERKRPVIGVTLAPRERERPKKNIRNAFELFGALFETMKDAHDARHIASRYEQNIIFLPVDDVMATDFHLTQQKKLALIELGKRRTELFLKQWTY is encoded by the coding sequence ATGTATATTGACGGTGTGTTTTCCGGCGGAGGAGTAAAAGGCATTGCGCTCGCAGGCGCTTATGAAGTGCTTGAGGAAAAAGGCTTCCGCTTTAAAAGAGTTGCGGGTACAAGCGCCGGCGCCATTATTGCCGCTTTCATTGCGTCAGGTTACACCAGTAAGGAAATCCACGCTTTAATTGAAGAAGTGGACGGAGAGAAATTGCTGGATCAGAGGTACTCATTTCTCCCCTTAAAGATGCTCCAGTGGGTGTCCATCTACTGGCGTCTTGGCTTATACAAAGGCGATACGATAGAAAAATGGATTGCTGATCTGTTAAGAGCGAAAGGCATAAGGGTTTTCGGCGATTTGCAGAAAGGGTCTCTGCGCCTTATTGCTTCTGATCTGACAAACGGCACCATGATTGTTTTGCCGGACGATTTGGCCCGTTACGGGTTAAATCCAGATATGTTCCCGGTTGCCAGAGCGGTCAGAATGAGCTGCAGCATTCCGTATTTCTTTGAACCGATAAAATTAAAAACGGACACAGGCACCGCCACGGTTGTCGACGGAGGCGTGTTAAGCAATTTTCCAATCTGGCTGTTTTCAAAGGAAAGAAAGCGCCCTGTGATCGGTGTCACGCTTGCGCCGCGTGAAAGAGAGCGTCCGAAAAAAAATATCCGCAACGCTTTTGAACTGTTCGGCGCCCTGTTTGAAACGATGAAGGATGCTCATGACGCAAGGCACATTGCGTCACGCTATGAACAAAATATCATTTTTCTCCCTGTTGATGACGTAATGGCCACTGATTTTCATTTAACACAACAAAAAAAACTAGCCCTGATTGAGCTAGGTAAAAGACGGACAGAGCTGTTTTTAAAGCAGTGGACCTATTAA
- the lipM gene encoding protein octanoyltransferase (Evidence 1a: Function from experimental evidences in the studied strain; PubMedId: 20882995, 21338420, 21338421, 23960015; Product type e: enzyme), which yields MQKETWRFIDSGNASPAFNMALDEALLYWHSEKKIPPVIRFYGWNPATLSVGYFQNIKKEINFEAVHKYNLGFVRRPTGGRGVLHDQELTYSVIVSEEHPEMPATVTEAYRVISEGILQGFRNLGLDAYFAIPRTEKEKESLKNPRSSVCFDAPSWYELVVEGRKVAGSAQTRQKGVILQHGSILLDLDEDKLFDLFLYPSERVRERMQRNFKNKAVAINELIEKRVTMDEARKAFKEGFETGLNIHLEPYELSQEELDFVHHLAETKYASDEWNYKR from the coding sequence ATGCAAAAAGAAACTTGGCGGTTTATAGACTCAGGCAATGCAAGTCCTGCATTCAATATGGCGCTTGATGAAGCGCTTTTATATTGGCACAGCGAAAAGAAAATCCCCCCGGTTATCCGTTTTTACGGCTGGAATCCGGCGACACTTTCTGTAGGGTATTTTCAAAATATTAAAAAGGAAATCAATTTTGAAGCAGTACATAAATATAATCTCGGATTCGTCAGACGCCCGACCGGCGGGAGAGGTGTGCTGCACGATCAGGAACTGACATACAGCGTAATTGTTTCGGAAGAGCACCCCGAGATGCCGGCGACTGTTACTGAGGCTTACCGGGTTATTTCAGAAGGCATACTTCAAGGCTTTAGAAATCTCGGTCTGGACGCTTACTTTGCCATCCCGAGAACTGAAAAAGAAAAAGAAAGCTTAAAAAATCCGCGGTCATCTGTTTGTTTTGACGCGCCTTCGTGGTATGAACTAGTGGTTGAGGGGCGCAAGGTGGCGGGAAGCGCGCAAACGAGACAAAAAGGTGTGATTCTTCAGCATGGCTCCATTCTTCTTGATTTAGATGAGGACAAGCTGTTCGATCTGTTCTTATATCCAAGTGAAAGAGTAAGAGAGCGGATGCAGCGCAATTTCAAAAATAAAGCGGTTGCCATTAATGAACTCATCGAAAAGCGGGTGACGATGGATGAGGCTCGTAAAGCCTTTAAAGAAGGATTTGAAACAGGTCTTAACATTCATTTGGAGCCATATGAACTTTCTCAGGAAGAGCTTGATTTTGTTCATCACTTGGCTGAAACAAAGTACGCTTCAGATGAATGGAATTATAAGCGGTAA
- the gcvPA gene encoding glycine decarboxylase (subunit 1) (glycine cleavage system protein P) (Evidence 2a: Function from experimental evidences in other organisms; PubMedId: 8181752, 20011599, 23721735, 29089431; Product type e: enzyme) yields MKHRYLPATEKDKQEMLATIGVSSIDDLFADIPENVKYKKEHQIKKAKSETELTRELTKLASKNRDTVQYASFLGAGVYDHYQPVIVDHVISRSEFYTAYTPYQPEISQGELQAIFEFQTMICELTGMDIANSSMYDGGTALAEAAMLASGHTKKKKIVVSKTVHPESREVLKTYAKGQYIDVVEVPAADGVTDLDALRQTVCENTAAVIVQYPNFFGRIEPLKDIEPIAHQGKSMFIVSANPLALGLLTPPGKFQSDIVVGDAQPFGIPSAYGGPHCGFFAVTKKLMRKVPGRLVGQTEDENGKRGFVLTLQAREQHIRRDKATSNICSNQALNALAASVAMTALGKNGVKDIARQNLLKANYAKQEAKKAGLTVMFDGPMFNEFVIKLDEPVRAVNKRLLAKGMIGGYDLGLTYPELDCHMLIAVTELRTKEEIDALIQELGDRHE; encoded by the coding sequence ATGAAGCACCGTTATTTGCCCGCAACAGAAAAGGATAAACAGGAGATGCTTGCTACTATCGGCGTAAGCAGCATCGATGATTTATTTGCTGATATACCGGAAAACGTCAAATATAAAAAAGAGCATCAAATCAAAAAAGCGAAATCAGAGACAGAATTAACAAGAGAACTGACAAAGCTGGCCTCTAAAAATCGTGATACCGTACAATACGCTTCTTTCTTAGGAGCGGGTGTATATGACCACTATCAGCCTGTCATTGTGGATCATGTCATTTCGCGCTCTGAGTTTTATACCGCATATACGCCTTATCAGCCAGAGATTTCACAAGGAGAGCTCCAGGCTATTTTTGAATTCCAAACGATGATCTGTGAACTGACAGGCATGGATATCGCCAACTCCTCGATGTATGACGGCGGAACAGCCTTGGCAGAAGCAGCAATGCTTGCTTCAGGCCACACGAAAAAGAAAAAAATTGTTGTGTCAAAAACCGTGCATCCTGAATCGCGAGAGGTGCTGAAAACTTACGCAAAAGGTCAGTATATTGATGTTGTTGAAGTACCCGCTGCGGATGGCGTTACGGATCTTGATGCATTGCGCCAAACCGTTTGCGAGAACACAGCCGCAGTGATCGTTCAGTACCCGAATTTTTTCGGCAGGATCGAGCCGCTAAAGGATATTGAGCCTATCGCTCATCAAGGGAAATCCATGTTTATTGTTTCAGCCAACCCGCTGGCGCTAGGTCTTCTCACTCCGCCGGGCAAGTTTCAGTCTGATATCGTCGTCGGTGATGCGCAGCCTTTCGGCATTCCTTCAGCATACGGCGGCCCGCATTGCGGCTTTTTTGCCGTTACTAAAAAATTAATGAGAAAGGTGCCGGGCCGTCTCGTCGGACAAACGGAAGACGAAAACGGAAAAAGAGGCTTTGTGCTTACCCTGCAAGCCAGGGAGCAGCATATCCGCCGGGATAAAGCAACATCAAATATATGCTCGAACCAAGCTTTAAATGCGCTGGCAGCATCAGTGGCCATGACTGCTCTCGGAAAAAACGGCGTAAAAGATATAGCCCGCCAAAATCTCTTAAAAGCCAACTATGCAAAGCAAGAAGCAAAAAAAGCAGGCCTTACTGTTATGTTTGACGGGCCGATGTTTAATGAATTTGTCATCAAACTGGATGAGCCGGTGAGAGCTGTGAACAAGCGTTTGCTGGCAAAAGGCATGATTGGCGGATATGATCTTGGGTTGACGTATCCAGAGCTGGACTGCCATATGCTGATTGCTGTAACAGAGCTGAGAACAAAAGAAGAAATTGACGCACTCATTCAGGAATTGGGGGATCGCCATGAGTAA
- the gcvT gene encoding aminomethyltransferase (glycine cleavage system protein T) (Evidence 1a: Function from experimental evidences in the studied strain; PubMedId: 8219277, 15472076, 22720735, 23721735, 29089431; Product type e: enzyme): protein MLKRTPLFDLYKEYGGKTIDFGGWELPVQFSSIKKEHEAVRTAAGLFDVSHMGEVEVSGNDSLSFLQRLMTNDVSALTPGRAQYTAMCYPDGGTVDDLLIYQKGENRYLLVINASNIDKDLAWMKEHAAGDVQIDNQSDQIALLAVQGPKAEAILKNLTDADVSALKPFAFIDEADISGRKALISRTGYTGEDGYEIYCRSDDAMHIWKKIIDAGDAYGLIPCGLGARDTLRFEAKLPLYGQELTRDITPIEAGIGFAVKHKKESDFFGKSVLSEQKENGAKRKLVGLEMIEKGIPRHGYEVFQNGKSVGKVTTGTQSPTLGKNVGLALIDSETSEIGTVVDVEIRKKLVKAKVVKTPFYKR, encoded by the coding sequence ATGCTGAAAAGAACGCCGTTATTTGACCTGTATAAGGAATATGGAGGAAAAACGATTGATTTCGGAGGCTGGGAGCTTCCTGTTCAATTTTCTTCTATAAAAAAAGAACACGAGGCTGTCCGAACTGCAGCCGGTTTGTTTGATGTATCTCATATGGGAGAAGTCGAAGTGTCAGGGAACGACAGTCTGTCTTTTTTGCAAAGATTGATGACAAATGATGTTTCCGCGTTAACGCCAGGCCGTGCTCAATATACAGCGATGTGTTACCCGGATGGCGGAACCGTCGATGATTTGCTTATCTATCAAAAAGGAGAGAACCGCTATCTGCTTGTCATTAATGCTTCTAATATAGATAAAGACTTGGCTTGGATGAAAGAACATGCAGCAGGTGATGTGCAGATTGACAATCAGTCAGATCAAATCGCGCTCTTGGCTGTACAGGGACCGAAAGCAGAAGCGATCTTAAAAAATCTGACAGATGCGGATGTGTCTGCATTAAAGCCGTTTGCGTTTATTGATGAAGCCGATATCAGCGGCCGCAAAGCACTTATTTCACGCACTGGCTATACGGGAGAAGACGGGTATGAAATTTACTGCCGCAGTGATGATGCTATGCATATTTGGAAAAAAATCATCGATGCAGGGGATGCATACGGATTGATTCCATGCGGTCTCGGTGCACGTGATACACTCCGGTTTGAAGCGAAGCTCCCGCTCTACGGTCAGGAGCTGACCCGGGATATTACACCGATTGAAGCAGGTATAGGCTTTGCTGTAAAGCACAAAAAGGAGTCTGACTTTTTCGGTAAGTCAGTATTGAGTGAACAAAAAGAAAACGGAGCGAAGCGCAAACTTGTCGGTCTCGAAATGATTGAAAAAGGGATACCGCGGCACGGATATGAGGTTTTCCAAAATGGCAAGTCTGTCGGAAAGGTGACAACCGGCACGCAGTCACCGACATTAGGAAAAAACGTCGGCCTTGCCTTAATTGATTCGGAAACGAGTGAGATCGGGACTGTTGTAGATGTAGAGATACGCAAAAAATTAGTGAAAGCAAAGGTTGTCAAAACACCATTTTATAAACGCTAA
- the yqhQ gene encoding hypothetical protein (Evidence 4: Unknown function but conserved in other organisms): MSKHKVPPAYGGQAVVEGVMFGGKHHYVTAIRRTDGSIDFFKLPRKHNPKLNIVKKIPFLRGIAAIIEASANGTKHLNFSSERYGLDPSEDETLEQEEKKSSGLSMYLSLAVIGVLSFLFSKFVFTLVPVFLAELTRPIFSLNTAQIAIESLFKLILLLGYIYFLSMTPLIKRVFQYHGAEHKVINCYEQNLPITVENVQNQSRLHYRCGSSFILFTIIVGMFVYLLVPTDPLWLRVIDRVALIPVVLGISFEVLQLTNKVRDIPGLKLLGYPGLWLQLLTTKEPKDEQVEVAIESFNELLRLEALSEQNQKPSHNVI, encoded by the coding sequence ATGTCAAAACATAAAGTTCCGCCCGCTTACGGCGGGCAGGCTGTTGTGGAAGGCGTTATGTTTGGCGGAAAGCATCATTACGTTACAGCCATCAGAAGAACGGATGGAAGCATTGACTTTTTTAAGCTTCCACGCAAACACAACCCGAAACTGAACATCGTGAAAAAGATACCGTTTTTACGGGGGATCGCGGCCATTATCGAAGCGAGTGCAAACGGCACAAAGCATTTGAATTTTTCAAGCGAACGTTACGGGCTCGATCCATCTGAAGACGAGACACTTGAGCAGGAAGAAAAAAAATCCTCTGGGCTGTCTATGTATCTCAGCCTCGCAGTTATAGGCGTCCTATCATTTTTGTTCAGTAAATTCGTATTTACATTGGTTCCAGTTTTCTTAGCGGAACTGACAAGGCCGATTTTTTCCTTGAACACAGCGCAAATCGCGATTGAAAGCCTGTTTAAGTTGATTTTGCTGCTCGGTTACATCTATTTTTTGTCCATGACACCGCTTATTAAAAGAGTGTTTCAATATCATGGAGCCGAACATAAAGTCATAAACTGTTATGAACAGAATTTGCCAATTACTGTGGAGAATGTCCAAAACCAATCTCGGCTTCATTACCGCTGCGGATCAAGCTTTATTTTATTTACGATTATTGTCGGCATGTTTGTTTATTTACTCGTTCCGACAGATCCGCTTTGGCTGCGTGTTATAGATCGTGTCGCACTGATACCGGTCGTGCTTGGTATATCCTTTGAAGTTCTGCAGCTGACAAACAAAGTGCGTGACATTCCCGGTCTGAAATTACTTGGGTACCCGGGACTTTGGCTTCAGCTGTTAACCACAAAGGAACCTAAGGATGAACAGGTTGAAGTTGCCATCGAAAGCTTTAACGAACTTCTCAGACTCGAAGCATTGTCTGAGCAAAATCAGAAGCCTTCTCACAACGTCATCTAA
- the mntR gene encoding transcriptional regulator (hydrogen peroxide sensing, allosterically regulated by Mn2+) (Evidence 1a: Function from experimental evidences in the studied strain; PubMedId: 12950915, 15948947, 16533030, 17118401, 17176058, 17342524, 27748968, 28223356; Product type r: regulator), which translates to MTTPSMEDYIEQIYMLIEEKGYARVSDIAEALAVHPSSVTKMVQKLDKDEYLIYEKYRGLVLTSKGKKIGKRLVYRHELLEQFLRIIGVDEEKIYNDVEGIEHHLSWNSIDRIGDLVQYFEEDDARKKDLKSIQKKTEHHNQ; encoded by the coding sequence ATGACAACACCAAGTATGGAAGATTATATTGAACAGATTTATATGCTGATTGAAGAAAAAGGATATGCACGAGTTTCCGATATCGCGGAAGCATTGGCAGTCCATCCCTCCTCTGTAACAAAAATGGTTCAAAAACTAGATAAAGACGAATATTTAATTTATGAAAAATATCGCGGTCTCGTGTTAACGTCTAAAGGGAAAAAAATAGGCAAACGGCTGGTATACAGACATGAATTGCTTGAGCAGTTTTTAAGAATCATTGGTGTTGATGAAGAGAAAATATATAACGATGTCGAAGGAATCGAACATCATTTAAGCTGGAACAGTATTGATCGCATCGGGGATCTTGTTCAATATTTTGAAGAAGATGATGCCCGTAAAAAAGATCTGAAATCAATCCAAAAGAAAACAGAACATCATAATCAGTAA
- the gcvPB gene encoding glycine decarboxylase (subunit 2) (glycine cleavage system protein P) (Evidence 1a: Function from experimental evidences in the studied strain; PubMedId: 8181752, 20011599, 22720735, 23721735, 29089431; Product type e: enzyme), with protein sequence MSNQDQALIFELSREGRIGYSLPELDVPEIELGDLLSDTYIRDEDAALPEVSELDIMRHYTALSKRNHGVDSGFYPLGSCTMKYNPKINEKIARIPGFAAIHPLQDEDTVQGALELLYDLSKHLEEITGMDEVTLQPAAGAHGEWTGLMMIRAYHEARGDFKRTKVIVPDSAHGTNPASATVAGFETVTVKSNEKGLVDLEDLKRAVNEETAALMLTNPNTLGLFEEQITEMAEIVHQAGGKLYYDGANLNAVLSKARPGDMGFDVVHLNLHKTFTGPHGGGGPGSGPVGVKQDLIPYLPKPVLVKKEGRFTFDYDRPHAIGRVKPYYGNFGINVRAYTYIRSMGPDGLKAVTENAVLNANYMMRKLAPYYDLPFDRHCKHEFVLSGKRQKKLGVRTLDIAKRLLDFGYHPPTIYFPLNVEECIMIEPTETESKETLDAFIDAMIQIAKEAEENPELVQEAPHTTIVKRMDETKAARHPVLRYEAEER encoded by the coding sequence ATGAGTAATCAGGACCAGGCACTTATTTTTGAACTTTCAAGAGAAGGCCGAATCGGCTATAGTCTGCCGGAGCTCGATGTACCGGAAATCGAATTGGGGGACCTCTTGTCAGACACCTATATTCGTGACGAAGACGCAGCGCTGCCGGAGGTTTCAGAGCTGGACATCATGCGCCATTATACAGCGCTGTCCAAACGCAATCACGGGGTGGATTCCGGTTTTTATCCTCTCGGTTCTTGCACGATGAAATATAATCCGAAAATCAATGAAAAAATCGCACGTATTCCTGGTTTTGCTGCGATTCATCCTCTTCAGGATGAAGACACGGTGCAAGGCGCATTAGAGCTTTTATATGATTTAAGCAAACACCTTGAAGAAATAACGGGAATGGATGAGGTTACGCTTCAGCCTGCTGCCGGAGCGCACGGCGAATGGACGGGGCTGATGATGATCCGTGCCTATCATGAAGCTCGCGGGGATTTCAAGCGGACGAAGGTCATTGTCCCTGATTCCGCGCATGGGACGAATCCTGCATCAGCAACAGTAGCAGGCTTTGAAACCGTTACGGTGAAATCGAATGAAAAAGGGCTTGTTGATTTAGAGGATTTAAAAAGAGCAGTGAATGAAGAAACTGCAGCTCTTATGCTGACGAATCCGAACACGCTCGGCTTGTTTGAGGAGCAGATTACAGAGATGGCGGAAATTGTACACCAAGCGGGGGGGAAACTGTATTATGACGGCGCTAATTTAAATGCCGTTTTAAGCAAGGCGAGACCTGGTGATATGGGATTTGACGTGGTGCACCTCAACCTGCATAAAACATTCACAGGCCCTCATGGCGGCGGAGGCCCCGGCTCAGGCCCTGTCGGCGTAAAACAAGATCTGATTCCTTATTTGCCAAAGCCAGTTTTAGTCAAAAAAGAAGGGCGCTTTACGTTTGATTATGACCGCCCTCATGCGATCGGCCGTGTGAAGCCGTATTACGGCAACTTTGGCATTAATGTGAGAGCGTATACGTATATTCGCTCCATGGGGCCTGACGGATTAAAGGCTGTTACTGAGAACGCAGTGTTAAACGCCAATTATATGATGAGAAAACTCGCGCCTTATTACGATCTTCCGTTTGACCGCCATTGCAAGCATGAATTTGTATTATCAGGGAAGCGGCAGAAAAAGCTGGGAGTGCGTACGCTTGATATTGCAAAACGGCTCCTTGATTTCGGCTATCATCCGCCGACGATTTATTTCCCGCTTAATGTTGAAGAATGCATCATGATCGAGCCGACAGAGACCGAATCAAAGGAAACACTGGACGCGTTTATTGATGCTATGATTCAAATCGCAAAAGAAGCGGAGGAGAATCCGGAGCTTGTTCAGGAGGCCCCGCATACAACGATTGTAAAAAGAATGGATGAAACAAAAGCGGCGAGACACCCAGTGCTCAGATACGAGGCGGAAGAAAGATAA
- the yqhR gene encoding putative integral inner membrane protein (Evidence 3: Putative function from multiple computational evidences; PubMedId: 15849754, 16850406; Product type m: membrane component) has protein sequence MMTSEKDTEQNEELNEKQKPPVSMAGRVAATGFCGGVLWSFVAYIAYLFHFSEISPNMILQPFVLGEWKKHGLGTVISIILIGVISIGAAFLYFLLLKRLKTMWPGILYGLVLWLLVFFVFNPIFPDVRTVTELTSDTIITTICIYLLYGLFVGYSISFEYNELNSEKLARALGMHRE, from the coding sequence ATGATGACAAGCGAAAAAGATACAGAACAAAATGAAGAATTGAATGAGAAGCAAAAGCCGCCTGTTTCAATGGCCGGCAGGGTGGCGGCAACAGGTTTTTGCGGAGGCGTACTTTGGAGTTTCGTTGCTTATATCGCATATTTGTTTCATTTTTCCGAAATCAGCCCGAATATGATATTGCAGCCGTTTGTACTCGGAGAGTGGAAAAAACATGGGCTGGGAACGGTAATCAGCATCATTTTGATTGGAGTAATTTCAATTGGCGCAGCATTTCTTTATTTTCTTCTATTGAAACGTTTAAAAACAATGTGGCCGGGTATTTTATACGGCTTGGTGCTTTGGCTGCTCGTGTTTTTTGTTTTTAATCCGATTTTTCCAGATGTGCGCACGGTGACCGAACTGACATCAGATACAATTATTACGACCATTTGCATTTATTTGCTTTACGGGCTGTTTGTCGGGTATTCTATTTCATTTGAATACAATGAGCTGAATTCGGAAAAGCTTGCACGTGCGCTGGGAATGCATAGAGAATAG